The Podospora pseudopauciseta strain CBS 411.78 mitochondrion, complete sequence, whole genome shotgun sequence sequence TAGTATTAAAATTTTATAGAAATCTTAGAATATTAAAAAATCTACTTTTTTATCGTAACTTAAAAGAAATTAGCTCAATGGTAGAGCAACCGTTTTACACACGGAAGGCTATGAGTTCGAATCTCCTATTTCTTATAAGGCAGGTGCGAGCTCTATATTTATAGCTCGCACCTAAACATGATTAAATTTAGGTGCGTTCTCTAAATATATTGATATATATTATAAAGTTTTGTGTAGTTTATAGTAGGATGCTTGGTTTGGTTTAATTATCTTTATTATTTTTTTTCAATTTAAATTTATTTTTTTTTTACACACCCATGAGAATATTAAAAAGCCATCCTTTATTGAAATTAGTTAATTCCTACCTTATTGATGCGTCACAACCAAGTAACATAAGTTATTTATGAAATTTTGGTTCTTTATTATTACTTTGTTTAGTTATACAAATTATAACAGGTGTAACTTTAGCCATGCATTATAGTCCTAATGTATTAGAAGCTTTTAATTCTATAGAGCATATGTACTCGTAATGTGCTCTTTAAATCGGGTTAAATTGCTGAAAACCCCCCCCCCTGATTATCAGGGGACAATCAGCAGGTAAGTTGATCGGCATAGGGATACCCTAAATGTCGATTATCATCTTCAGAGACTACACACTTGACACCTATAAAGGTGATGATATAGTCCAAATTTTACTGTAAAGTAAAACAAGAATGATTACCTATCTATGCCTAAATGATGTAGGCATAACTTTATTATCATTTATTTTCGTATCAGGTATTAAAAATAAAATGGGATTACGTAAATTTTCTAGTATAACAGTACGGGATACACAAAATGAATCTTTTAATAATAACAATAGTGTAAATAAAAATAACGAATTTTTACATTGGTTTAGTGGGTTTACTGATGCTGAGGGTAATTTTTTAATAAGCATAGATCGTAATTATGTCAAATTAAGATTTAAAATTAGGAGCTTGCGCCTACATATAGATGATCTAAAAGTTCTTCAAGTTATTCAGGCGAAGCACAAATTTAAACATAGGTAGAATAACCGTAGAAGAAGTTAGAAGTCGCTGTTCTTTCATTGTAGAAGATATTTCAGGTATTAATACAATATGTTCTATATTTAATAATTACCCCTTACATACTAGTAAAAAACTAGATTTCCAAGATTTTTATGAAGCTTTGCTAATTAGAACTAAAGAAAAAATTATATCTCCCACTAATTTAGAAAAAATATTATGCTTAAAAAATGGTATGAATTCTAAAAGAGAAATATTTACGTATGATATAACAAAATCTCAAATTATAATAGACCCTAACTGATTTATAGGTTTTATGGAGGGTGAAGGAACTTTTGGTATTAAAACAGGATCATCATTGTATTTACAAGTAGCTCAAAAAAATACAAGTCAGGAATGTTTAAATGGAATAACTGATTATTTAATTGCTTTATCCAACAATACTAAATACTTTCATACTCAAATTAATAAAATATTACCTTTAAATGTTACAAGTGCAATTAATGCTAAAACAAGTGTAGTATTTTTGGTAGTGAGTAATATAGATGCTCTATATTATTATATTTTACCTTTATTGGATGAATCTAAATTTTATAGTCGTAAATTCGAAGATTTTAAATTATGAAGAATGGCTTTAATATTGAAAATTCGAGGATATTATTATACACTTGAGGGTAAAAATCAACCCATTCTTGGGTGGAAATATCAGAAATTCTTAATAAAAGATATAATGCAACTGTGTCGAGTGAGAATGTTAAGGAAATAATTAATAATATTAGCAAAAAGTTTGAAGATATTATAAAAAAAAGATTCTCCTTTTGATATAGAGTTAGATATACCGCACACTGAAAATGTACGTAAGTTTAGTATAGCTAATAGATCTGAAAAGCCTAAAACTGTATATATTTATACAAATGAAGGTTTAATAGAAGGATCTCCTTTTACTTCGTATAGTGCAGCACATTTTAATTTACTTGGTATAGTGAAGTACCCCTTCCCTTCTTTAAAACACTAAATCTTTGATACTAATAAACTTAATAAAGACAAATATACTCTAATAACCTAGATTGTCGACGTCTAAAATATTAAGGAAGTGGGTCGCTTACTTAAATTAAAGCCGCCCTTCCTTTTTTATTTTTTATCTAGAGATATAGTAGATAAATATTTCATTTTCAATTATTATAGTTATTTACGTGTACGGTTTCATATTATTTATTATAATTCCTTTATTATCTTATTCTAACGCAGATACTGCAAAAGAGGTAATTATTAAAGAAGTTAAGGGTAAAGCTGGTATTTACCGTTGAATTAATAACAATAACGGTAAATGCTATGTGGGAAGTAGTGTTGATTTATCTAAACGTCTTTATAGATATTATAGTTTAGCACATATTACTCAACAATCTAAATTTAGTTTAATATGTAAAGCTCTACTTAAAAGAGGTTACTCCTCTTTTACTTTTGAAATTTTAGAGTATTGTAATAAAGAAGATGTTTTAATTAGAGAACAATATTATTTAGATTTATTGAAACCGGAATATAACATTTTAAAAATTGCGGGTTCACCTCTTGGTTATAAACATACTGAGGAAGATAAAGAAAAAATGAGAGGTCCTAGAAGTTTAAATCCAGAACATTTAGCTAAAATTAGATCACATATTTCTAAACTTAATGCTAAAAGAGCTATTAGTTTTGTTGTTAATGATCTGGAGAAAAAGACTTTGACTGAATTTTCTTCACTACGTGCCGCAGCTAGAGAATTGCATATTGCAGAAGTATCTATCAAAAAATATTTAAATAATTCTAAATTATTTAAAAATCGTTATATTTTTACTTCTAAAGTAAATAAATAATAAAAAGGATAAAATTAATTTAGGTTAATTAAATCCTAGTAGTAATACTTGTAATCGCTATATAGATACAAATAGATTATATAAAAATAAATATATTTTTTCCTCTAATCCCATAGATAGTGCGTCTAGGTGTTAGCTTATAGTAGATAGATTTCATCTGTATACGATTATGAGAGATGTAAATAATGGATGATTAGTACGTTATTTACACAGTAACACAGCTTCAGCTTTCTTTTTCTTAGTATATTTACATATAGGAAGAGGAATGTATTATGGATCATATAGAGCTCCTAGAACATTAGTTTGAGCTATAGGTACAGTTATACTTATAGTTATGATTGTAACTGCTTTCCTGGGTTATGAATATAGCCCAAAATGGTTTAATATAAGTAATAAAGAAAATATAATAAAGCATAATAAAATAAACAATCATAGACTGTTTAATAAAAGCATAGTTAAAAGAGGATGTTGTACAGGCCGTCCAAAAGATAATATTGAAATTTCTGAAAGACTAAAAACAATTATTCAAGAATTAGGTTTAAACCCTGTATATGTTTATGAAAATTTAAATTTAGAAGATACTAGAAAACAAATTTTAAACGATACTAGAGGTTTAAGCGGTATATATATGATAGTTAATAAAGTAACTAAAGACTATTATATAGGTTCTGCGTCGACTAATAGATTTTACGCTAGATTCAGTAATCATGTTATTTATTTCAGAGGAAGCAAAATAGTTAAATTAGCAATAAAAAAATATGATTTAATAAATTTTGCTTTTATTGTATTAGATTTATATCCTAATATTGTTACTAAGGAAAATAACAAAGAATTATTGGATTTAGAAGATAAATATTTAAAATTGTTAGTACCTAATTATAATATTTTGACAGAAGCAGGTTCTAGTTTTGGTTACAAACACACTGAGATTGATCGTCAAAAGATGAAAGATATTTATAGTGACGCTAGACGTGAAAGAATCGGTAATCTAAACAAAGATAAAAAGCTTTCTCCTGAAACCATAGAAAAAATAAGAGAAAAGGCTTTAAATAGACCTTCTATGTCTGATGTAACTAAACAAAAGTGTATAACTAATACAAGACCTGTTGTGTTGTATAATTTAAATGGAACTGTTTACGGTGAATATTCTACTATTTTAGATGCAGCTAAATCTATAAACTGTGACGAAAAAACTATTAGAAGAGCATTAAAAACAGAAAAAAGATTAGTAAAAAGACAATGAATAGTAAAAGATTTCAAGTAAATAGTTATTTTATTATCAAGGCTGCGCTATCCTTTGGATAGTGAAACCGCTAAAGCTCTTTATTATACTTTATTTTTATATTAAATTATAGTTCCATGAGTAACAATCTTTTTGTAATCTTTATAGAAAAAAAAAGATTAAAGTGGTATATCCCGACAGGGATATAGAATAGTCTTTATGATTATTTGGCAATGTTAGTGAAAACGATCAAAGAAGTTTAAACTTCAAGATCGTCGGTTATATAAATGATCGCGACAGACTGGGTCACTAATGGGTGGCTGAAATGCTGCTTAATGCATAGTCGAAACTTTTGGTTAGGTGCAGCAAGCTCTTCAACTAATAGAATATACGAATTTAAAGTTATTCTAGCTTATTATCTTTATAATAAGTAAGTTTGTATGTTCTGCCTTACGGGCAAATGTCCTTATGAGGTGCTACGGTTAAATAGCGAAGTAATAGCTGTAGTAAAATACCACTAATTGCTGGAAATTCTGCAGTCTTGGTGCTGCAGACAATCAGCAGGGAAGATAATCTATAAGATTATTACCTTCAGAGACTATACGTGGTACATTTAACTTTTTTAACATAATAACACACTTGTTGTGTGGATTAAGTAAATTAAGAGATAGTCCAATACATTAAATAAATTTAGTGTAAGGAGGGTCGCGTCTCCTTCTTATTTTTAATATCAGTAAATATTTCAGTATGTTCGTAAGTCTAGACCTTATTTAAGGTTAATAAATTATTCATACTGGGTTGTGCTGCGCTGGAATAAAGATTAATGTATTACTTTTTTAATATCACTAGTATTATTATATTACTCTCAAATTTATTTAAATTTATCTTATTACCTTGTATCTACCTTTGATAGGGTAAAAGATAATAGTGTAAGTAATGAGACTAATGTTTTATTATCTGGTGTCGATAAAGAATTACCCGAGTTATTCTTAAATACAAAATTTATAGAATGGTTCGTAGGTCTTTGTGAAGCAGAGTCTAACTTTTTAATTAGAACAAGAAAGAACGAAAAGGGGGAAGTGTCGGGTTTTGAGTTTGTATTTAGAATCAGTTTACATAAAGACGATCAAAAAGTTTTAGAGTATATAAAAAATACATTAGGATGTGGTAGATTAAACGCTGAGAGAGATGTTTTAACATTTACAATTTCTCAATTAAATGATATTGAGACAATATTAATACCTTTATTTGATAAATTTACATTAAATACTACCAAGTACTTGGATTATCTTTATTTTAAAAAAGCCTTTTTTATGTTTAGAAATCGTAAATCCAGTGGATTAGATTTACAAGAAATTAATTTAAAAATTATAAAATTAAAAGAAGGTATGAATAGTAAAAGAGTTGATTTTGTTTTACCTAAGGATCATAGTATATTAATTACAGGTAACTATCTTCTAGGTCTACTAGAGGGAGATGGGTCATTTTACTTAAATAAGCATGATATTACTGCTCGTGTTTCGCTAGTTACTACTACGGCTAATAGACTAGTTTTAGAAAAAATACGTGAATTTATTTTAGGTTTATTGGATGAGCATTCTTATATACTAGGTAGTACAACTAAATTAATTAGTATTAATGATAAAAAAGTTAAAAGTGGTCAAAGACCTATCTCTATATTAGAAATCTCTCAAATTGATTTTATATGCAATATACTGATTCCTTATCTAGATACTTTAGAATTCAGAACTAAAAAATATCAGGATTATTTAGATTTTAAGATAATAGCGTTATTAATATTAGAAGGTAAATACTTGACTAGTAAAGGTAAAGAACTAATAATTAAATTGGGTGATAGTATGAATAATAATAGATTATCTACTAACCCTAACCCTTTAATATTAGACGAAGCTACTAAGTTAGAATTAAATATTTTAATTAAATCAGATTCTCTTATATACATAGATTCTGAAGGTAGAGCGAGAATAATATCTGAAGGAAAATATATAAGATCTACCTATATTATAAAAGTTTACCTTATAAACGGTTCTGTCCATTACTTTACAAGTGGAATTTCATGTGCTAAATTCCTACATGTTAGTAATTATACTATAACCAAAAGATTAAATGATGGTGAACCAGTAAAAACCAAAGAAGGTCTAATTGTAGCCCAGCATATAAAAAGAATAAAAGTCTACTCTTCTTTCCTAACCCCGGAGGAATCAGGTAGGCGCAAGCTCTAAAAAAATACAAACTCGAGCTTTAGTTTATGCAGCCCTTAAATTTCGTTCAATTTTTAACAACCACTTAATTATAATAGGTTATATCTGTATTACTAACCTTGTTAGTGCTATACCATGAATCGGACAAGATATTGTTGAGTCAAAAATTATTATAATAATTATTAATTTATGTTTTGGTGTTGTTATTTTATTTTCAGCTGTAGCTGTTAACAAGTATATGGCTTCGTTACATTTAAATGTTTCGGATACCAAAGCTTCCTTACCTACAATAGGAGTTGTTCATAAGAATGCTTTAAAAAAAGGAAATAAAACTTTAAGATTGGATAAAAAAGAATATATTTCAATTCCTTCGTCTTTTTTAGCCTTTTTAGTTGGATTAATAGATGGGGACGGATATATTCAAATAAGTAAAACACCAAAAGGGTTTATAACTATGAAATTAGTTATATCACTACATTTAGAAGATCTTTCTATTTTAGAATATATTCATTCTGTTTTAAAATTAGGTAAGATAGATATTTATAAGGATTTGAGAAGCCCTGCTTGCAAATTAGTTATTAATAAAACTGATCTACAAGAAGTATTGTTTCCATTACTTTTATATAATAACATATTTTTCTTAACTAATACTAGAGTAGATCAATTTAATTTGGCTATGTATATATTAAAAAATGATATTAAATTGTATAATGAAATACCTAATGTAGATAACATACCAACTATTTTTGAAATTCCTAATAATCCACTTGATTATACATTATTACATTTTTTTAAAAATTGAATTGTAGGATTTACATGTTCAGAGGGTTCTTTTTTTATTAAAAGTAATAATGATGGTTGTTTTCAATTAAAACAAAGAATACATTCTAATTTATTCGAGGCTTTTAAATTAATATTCGATACAAATAGAAAAATAGATACAACCAATAATTATAGTCAATTTGGTGTTAGTTCTAAATCTGATATACAAAAAGTTATAAATTTCTTTTCATTTTCAGGTTTACATCCTTTAATAGGATTAAAATATATACAATACGTTAATTGATTAAATAATTTGCGTGAAAGTTCACGTTATAGTAGTTTAAATTATCCTGAGTAATAGATCAATCTTATAAATACTCTTACACCAAAACCTGAATTAATAAGTAATATGGGCTCCTTAAATTAATCTACATATAAGAAGATTAATTTTAAAGTCAAATGGGGAAAATTACAAGGACGTTTAATAAACATATAAATACCTCCAGTTTATTAGATTATTTGTAGCGAAGTTTAATCAGGTATATATAAAAGGATTAAGAACGTTCAACGACTAATGAGTGAGTTATACTAACAATAAGCTCAACACGAAACCCCCAAAACCAAGGTAATAATACGATGGTTTAAGATATAGTCTAATAAACCCTTAAGGGTGTAAAATATAAATTAAATATTATATATATTGTTATGTCATTTGAGGAGGTTTTTCTGTTAATAATGCTACTTTAAATAGATTCTTTGCTTTACATTATCTATTACCTTTTATATTAGTAGCTTTAGTGTTAATGCATTTAATTGCACTTCACGATACTGCAGGTTCAAGTAACCCTTTAGGTATTTCAGGTAATTACGATAGAATAACATTTGCTCCTTATTACTTATTTAAAGATTTAATTACAATTTTCATCTTTATTTTTGTTTTAAGTTCATTTGTTTTCTTTATGTCTAATGTTTTAGGTGATAGTGAAAATTATATAATGGCAAATCCTATGCAAACTCCTGCAGCTATTGTGCCTGAATGATAAAGTAAAATAAATGTCATTCTAAAATTTCGCGAACTGCTGGGAACCCTTTTTAATTTAAAATTAAAGACGACAATCAGCAAGAAAGCCTTTTATTAAGCTAGTATATACTAAGTTAATTAAGGAATCTTCAGAGGCTATGCACGAGACAATTAAAGGCGCTTTGGAGCTCGCGCCTTAATTGAAGAGATAGTCCGATCATGGTAGTGATACTATGAATTTAACACACCATCAATTGATTTATCCCCTATATTATTCTTTATGTATAGTTCAGTATTATTTGCTTCACGTTCAACCAAAGGAATAACTCGTTTATCTCCTGCTGAAAGAGCTTCAAAAAAATTACCTGACGAAGTAAAGGAAATATTAATAGGGATTTTACTTGGTGATGCCCAAGTAAAAAGATTTATTGATGATGCTTTATGCATAGTTGTTAAGAGATTAAAAATATGTTATGATTTTTCTATACTTTTTATATATTTATTTATAGCTAGCTTAAAAGTTGTCTATAATAACCCCAAAATTGAAAAAGCGAAAATTT is a genomic window containing:
- the cob gene encoding apocytochrome b; its protein translation is MRILKSHPLLKLVNSYLIDASQPSNISYLWNFGSLLLLCLVIQIITGVTLAMHYSPNVLEAFNSIEHIMRDVNNGWLVRYLHSNTASAFFFLVYLHIGRGMYYGSYRAPRTLVWAIGTVILIVMIVTAFLGYVLPYGQMSLWGATVITNLVSAIPWIGQDIVEFIWGGFSVNNATLNRFFALHYLLPFILVALVLMHLIALHDTAGSSNPLGISGNYDRITFAPYYLFKDLITIFIFIFVLSSFVFFMSNVLGDSENYIMANPMQTPAAIVPEWFDLLPFYAILRSIPNKLLGVIAMFAAILAIMLLPITDLGRSKGLQFRPLSKFAFWVFVVNFLILMKLGACHVETPFIELGQLSTALYFGHFIIIVPIISLIENTLVDLNTMSKG